The following proteins are co-located in the Pyricularia oryzae 70-15 chromosome 1, whole genome shotgun sequence genome:
- a CDS encoding sensor protein zRas, with translation MSGWLKSGMGSSSPSEEPRSPAASPAQALGGRNKNTDKSSKARISTQKPQTFSSKSKATSDAANQNEAAPRAEGSSPAMELAAYREQLKKQMSAISSQEPPRNSPKRPSPIAEEESPPPGIKPFDSGPATTASTNSSTATIRGLATPGVAARTPSYPFPRMTSMAGLPSHLHRPFTALSPTGTPEANPASFQDVPSALDKILSNPSTPASTLTFQPHGASVSNEEPTDFPTPNLYELSLMLSAEPGLDAWWQTVVQILTEVYKAERVTLAVPADTTDIENVPWGQKATYNARGEDDLSMAYMARGSSVVPSGTDVRSEITAHPDLQGLLSPTTRPDLSSRHSFTSFESRQNLVYAKDTAASSSPRPSPMPRSKSSYPVTVAEVELEARESRPALSQKVLEEHDAIADDVADVPGWGSALAPPTPTQARVLPMLQALDFEADPLIDHNGIRRVLERGKVIALTRSYPYLDHQQPPAQAEETKGRTRSRSPDGPKKQPQHRRPRPESFSKLSSLLGGAQMYRGSKGGWRGDKKRQGGVGSRLDDEDMPRPPTPKYEEYEQAPPSPWSQSPAPSPAIRAEPSENPFFTDAVVDEDSFNPASAPPPDYTALKPPETIGVDNSWTVLHIPLSHVLLSRPTATFKLDTSTLERKSHIRSKSAAGGGDPSTPVSASPSSGYKEKHSPIAVLSILSPIIPYPSNLRHSLAHLAPHLATSFSLCRHYTNLEVELAGLQKRNPDFIRYSSSLGTDGRLIADPVGLELTSGEVSESQRSLGGSMTSPSDYSVPSRSAAGSAVGTPSWDVGNLGFVTEKRQVAASPLVTSGIGDSYFSAKPTSSTGRGPGTPGAVNPKERRNSRESAVGEKRFLKRSSGTKGQWVQDSAIEDQDPSEESAVKRASEDLHSIALDKNEKATDSADGQRRGSRTGHKHTQLHSYGADFSHTFQSLPPSSTVGMKSQQPPSRSGSGSVPREMLPPSDTLKGLILDSLPAHVFVAQPPAGDMLWVNSRYLVYRGVTPAELAADPYGSLHPDDKEEYIKAWTYSLRTGEPFSRTVRIKRFDNAYRWFQARAIATRDKRNTVQQFLGSYMDIHDQHTAELKAARQEEIEASEAKHRLLANLIPQIIFTATEDEGITFANEQWLSYTGQSFEDSLGLGFMDYVHPDDLAKCRIPTDFSLSAVNTPMPFESATVKTPLPGTPGLGRSTGTAAVNRPVPNPGSTKLREMLSRHNSSSSSSSSEATSAGDLLRLAKKGVIKAGTDSSGRISYTTEVRLRSKTGEYRWHLIRCVEIGGVNWGSGVSSYFGSATDINDHKLLETKLKEAMESKGRFLSNMSHEIRTPLIGISGMVSFLQETTLTEEQRDYTNTIHTSANSLIMIINDILDLSKVDAGMMKLKYEWFHTTSLIEAVNELVSTMAIAKGLELNYIVEPEVPAWVKGDKVRIRQVLLNVIGNAIKFTSEGEVFSRCSVATVKENEIGEDEIMLEFSIIDTGRGFTKDESELIFKPFSQIDGSSTRQHGGSGLGLVISRQLVELHGGQMNGTATPGKGSTFTFTAKFGLPTDSDRPESLRPSSSVELVSSSSIPEGLQAARLFKHPSLPMTNSPSVLSPASTDPSVTSPATGSSASSDPSVRSNKTHDTARTSISSTNAGLVNFSEAARASGQDLSQMKLEMPDMSTENTSSNNSNSTLTPDLGPPRQQRGDGQRPTKYSILVISPQTHSREATTKHIEMTLPKEVPRKITPLATVTQAQQLIREADAITFTHVVVNLPSTDELIGLMGELMRSKLHSKATVLILSDSVQRQAIVKQVAGTEFESLMSDDKVNYIYKPVKPSRFAVIFDPSQERDLSIDRNRSTAEQIVETQKQSYAEIEKRMGNRGLRVLLVEDNPINQKVLIKYLKKVGVAVEVARDGEECTEMVFGHGPGYFALILCDLHMPKKDGYTACREVRQWEQQTPDGPKLPIIALSANVMADVQERCIQAGFDAYVTKPVDFVDLSNTLARFF, from the exons ATGTCAGGCTGGCTGAAGAGTGGTATGGGTAGTTCTTCACCCTCAGAAGAACCTCGGTCTCCTGCCGCTTCTCCAGCGCAAGCTCTTGGTggcagaaacaaaaacacagaCAAGTCCAGCAAAGCGAGGATATCTACCCAGAAGCCGCAAACATTCTCCTCAAAGTCAAAGGCGACAAGCGACGCCGCGAATCAAAATGAGGCCGCGCCTCGCGCCGAGGGCTCAAGTCCCGCCATGGAACTTGCCGCCTACCGAGAACAGCTGAAGAAACAAATGAGTGCCATAAGTTCTCAGGAGCCGCCCAGAAATAGTCCGAAGAGGCCGTCTCCGatcgccgaggaggagagCCCTCCCCCAGGAATCAAACCTTTTGATTCTGGCCCTGCGACAACCGCATCGACGAATTCCTCAACAGCCACAATCCGCGGCCTTGCCACACCAGGGGTAGCCGCAAGGACGCCCTCGTATCCGTTTCCCCGCATGACCTCCATGGCAGGCCTTCCATCCCACCTGCACCGGCCTTTCACGGCGCTGTCGCCGACTGGTACCCCCGAGGCCAACCCGGCCAGCTTTCAAGATGTTCCGAGCGCGCTCGATAAGATCCTTTCGAATCCATCCACGCCTGCCTCTACACTCACCTTCCAGCCACATGGTGCATCTGTGTCAAACGAGGAACCAACCGACTTCCCAACTCCCAACCTTTACGAACTTTCTCTGATGCTGTCGGCGGAACCTGGATTAGATGCATGGTGGCAGACTGTCGTCCAGATCCTGACCGAGGTTTACAAGGCAGAGCGAGTGACATTGGCGGTACCAGCCGATACGACGGATATCGAGAACGTGCCATGGGGCCAGAAAGCTACATACAATGCAAGAGGTGAGGACGACCTGAGCATGGCTTACATGGCACGTGGGAGTAGCGTAGTTCCTAGCGGCACGGATGTGAGGTCCGAGATCACCGCTCATCCCGATCTGCAAGGTCTGCTTTCCCCAACGACGCGTCCAGACCTCTCGAGCCGGCACTCTTTCACCTCCTTTGAAAGCCGTCAGAACCTTGTGTACGCCAAGGATACGGCCGCATCAAGTTCTCCCCGGCCAAGCCCCATGCCACGGAGCAAGAGCTCCTATCCCGTTACCGTTGCCGAAGTAGAGCTGGAGGCTCGGGAATCCCGTCCAGCACTCAGCCAGAAGGTCTTGGAAGAACATGACGCAATCGCGGATGATGTTGCCGACGTTCCAGGCTGGGGCTCGGCCCTAGCACCTCCGACACCGACCCAGGCCAGAGTTCTTCCAATGCTCCAGGCACTCGATTTCGAGGCCGACCCCCTCATAGATCATAATGGCATTCGAAGAGTCTTGGAAAGGGGCAAAGTCATCGCATTGACACGCAGCTATCCATACTTAGATCACCAGCAGCCGCCAGCACAAGCGGAGGAGACCAAGGGGAGAACGAGGAGTCGCTCACCAGATGGGCCCAAAAAGCAACCACAGCACAGAAGACCACGCCCAGAGTCCTTTTCAAAACTCTCGTCATTACTTGGGGGTGCGCAAATGTACCGGGGCTCAAAAGGAGGTTGGCGTGGTGATAAAAAGAGACAGGGTGGTGTAGGGTCACGGCTGGACGACGAAGACATGCCGCGACCTCCTACCCCTAAATATGAGGAGTATGAGCAAGCGCCTCCCTCACCTTGGTCTCAGTCGCCGGCCCCATCCCCAGCAATTCGTGCGGAGCCATCTGAGAATCCTTTCTTCACCGATGCGGTTGTAGACGAAGATTCTTTCAACCCTGCATCCGCCCCTCCCCCCGACTACACAGCGTTGAAACCGCCAGAGACAATTGGCGTAGATAACTCATGGACGGTCCTTCACATACCGTTGTCACATGTTCTACTTTCACGGCCGACTGCCACCTTCAAACTTGATACAAGCACGTTGGAGAGGAAGTCACACATACGCAGCAAGAGTGCTGCAGGTGGCGGCGATCCATCCACGCCTGTATCGGCGTCTCCCAGCTCGGGATACAAGGAAAAGCATTCTCCCATAGCAGTCCTGTCAATTCTCAGTCCCATAATCCCGTACCCATCCAACCTTAGACATTCGCTTGCCCACCTTGCACCCCATCTGGCAACCTCGTTCTCACTCTGTCGGCATTATACAAACCTTGAGGTCGAGCTTGCAGGCCTCCAGAAGCGCAACCCGGATTTTATTCGATACAGCAGCAGTCTTGGGACAGATGGTCGACTGATTGCTGATCCGGTTGGACTTGAGCTCACGTCCGGTGAGGTTTCTGAATCGCAGAGATCGCTGGGCGGCAGTATGACCAGCCCTAGTGACTATTCAGTTCCATCTCGCAGTGCCGCAGGATCCGCTGTTGGAACGCCCAGTTGGGACGTTGGTAACCTGGGCTTCGTGACCGAGAAGCGCCAAGTTGCTGCTAGCCCACTAGTAACTTCAGGAATCGGTGACAGCTACTTCAGTGCGAAGCCCACTTCCTCGACCGGACGAGGCCCTGGCACCCCAGGTGCAGTGAACCCCAAGGAGAGGAGAAATTCCCGGGAGAGCGCTGTTGGCGAGAAGCGATTCCTTAAAAGAAGCTCGGGTACAAAGGGGCAATGGGTCCAAGACTCTGCTATTGAAGATCAAGATCCGTCCGAGGAGTCGGCAGTCAAACGGGCCTCTGAGGACTTGCACTCGATTGCTTTGGATAAGAACGAGAAAGCGACAGACTCGGCAGATGGCCAGAGGAGAGGAAGCCGCACTGGCCACAAGCACACCCAGCTGCATTCATATGGTGCCGACTTCTCCCACACATTTCAGTCTCTACCACCCAGTTCAACAGTCGGTATGAAGAGCCAGCAACCGCCCTCACGGAGTGGCTCGGGCTCTGTGCCCCGCGAAATGCTCCCGCCATCGGACACCCTCAAAGGCCTCATTCTCGATTCACTACCTGCTCACGTTTTCGTCGCCCAACCTCCAGCGGGAGACATGCTATGGGTTAATAGCAGATACCTGGTCTATCGTGGTGTGACACCAGCCGAACTCGCGGCCGATCCATACGGTAGTCTGCATCCTGACGACAAGGAAGAGTACATCAAGGCGTGGACGTACTCCCTGCGAACAGGTGAGCCTTTCTCAAGAACGGTCCGTATCAAGAGGTTCGACAATGCGTATCGTTGGTTCCAGGCCAGGGCAATAGCGACTCGTGACAAGCGCAACACGGTCCAGCAATTTCTTGGATCTTACATGGACATCCACGATCAACATACAGCAGAGCTCAAGGCCGCTCGTCAAGAGGAGATCGAGGCGTCGGAAGCCAAACATAGACTTCTCGCCAACCTCATACCCCAGATCATCTTCACAGCGACAGAGGATGAAGGTATCACTTTCGCAAACGAGCAGTGGCTTTCGTATACTGGACAGAGTTTTGAAGACTCGCTCGGCCTTGGCTTCATGGACTATGTTCACCCGGATGACCTGGCAAAGTGTCGCATACCGACAGATTTCTCGTTGAGCGCAGTGAATACGCCCATGCCCTTTGAGTCGGCTACAGTGAAGACGCCGCTGCCAGGGACACCCGGGCTCGGCCGTTCAACTGGCACTGCAGCAGTTAACCGGCCCGTACCAAACCCAGGTAGCACCAAACTGCGTGAGATGCTTTCTAGACACAACAGTTCTAGTAGCTCCTCTAGTAGCGAGGCAACGTCGGCCGGAGATCTTCTGCGGTTGGCCAAGAAGGGTGTGATCAAGGCTGGCACGGACAGCAGCGGACGCATATCGTATACGACCGAGGTTCGCCTACGCTCCAAAACTGGAGAATATAGATGGCACCTGATCCGTTGTGTCGAGATAGGCGGGGTTAACTGGGGAAGTGGCGTAAGCTCTTACTTTGGTTCAGCAACCGATATTAATGACCACAAACTGTTGGAGACGAAGCTCAAAGAGGCCATGGAGTCCAAGGGAAGGTTCCTCAGTAACATGTCACACGAGATCCGCACACCTCTCATAGGAATCTCGGGGATGGTGAGCTTCTTGCAGGAGACAACCTTGACTGAGGAGCAAAGGGACTACACAAACACGATCCACACCAGCGCAAACAGCCTCATCATGATCATTAACGACATCCTCGACTTATCTAAGGTCGATGCTGGCATGATGAAGCTCAAGTATGAATGGTTTCACACGACATCCCTGATCGAGGCCGTGAACGAGCTGGTCTCGACCATGGCGATTGCCAAGGGCCTTGAGCTCAACTACATTGTTGAGCCAGAAGTGCCGGCCTGGGTTAAAGGAGACAAAGTCAGAATCCGCCAGGTGCTTCTCAATGTCATTGGCAATGCTATCAAGTTCACCTCGGAAGGTGAGGTATTCAGCCGATGTAGCGTTGCTACTGTCAAAGAAAACGAGATTGGTGAGGATGAGATCATGTTGGAGTTCTCCATTATTGATACCGGGCGAGGCTTTACCAAGGATGAGTCCGAGCTCATTTTCAAGCCGTTTAGCCAGATAGACGGGAGCAGCACCCGTCAACATGGAGGCAGCGGTCTGGGCCTCGTCATCTCGAGGCAACTGGTAGAGCTCCACGGCGGCCAGATGAACGGCACTGCGACCCCAGGCAAAGGCTCAACCTTCACTTTTACGGCAAAGTTTGGGTTGCCGACAGATAGCGATCGTCCGGAGTCGCTAAGACCATCATCGTCAGTTGAGCTTGTCTCGTCGTCGAGCATACCCGAAGGGTTGCAAGCAGCTCGGCTGTTCAAACACCCATCTCTACCCATGACAAACTCGCCTTCGGTGCTGAGCCCGGCGTCGACGGATCCTAGTGTTACATCCCCGGCGACCGGCTCGAGTGCAAGCTCGGATCCTTCAGTTCGGTCCAACAAAACGCACGACACAGCCAGAACTTCAATCTCATCCACCAACGCGGGTTTGGTGAACTTCAGTGAAGCTGCCAGGGCAAGTGGTCAAGACCTGTCACAGATGAAGCTTGAAATGCCCGACATGTCAACCGAGAACACGTCTTCAAATAACTCGAACTCGACGCTGACCCCTGATCTTGGCCCACCACGACAGCAGCGCGGTGATGGCCAGAGGCCCACCAAGTATTCAATTCTAGTCATCAGTCCCCAGACTCACAGCCGCGAAGCAACCACCAAGCACATCGAGATGACGCTACCCAAGGAGGTCCCGCGCAAAATCACCCCACTTGCAACTGTTACACAGGCGCAGCAACTGATCAGAGAGGCTGACGCTATCACCTTTACCCATGTTGTCGTTAACCTTCCGTCCACCGATGAACTGATCGGCCTGATGGGCGAGCTCATGAGGTCCAAGCTGCATTCGAAAGCGACTGTCCTTATACTATCGGATTCTGTCCAGCGCCAGGCCATAGTGAAGCAGGTTGCCGGAACCGAGTTCGAGTCGCTGATGTCGGATGACAAGGTGAACTATATTTACAAGCCAGTAAAGCCGTCTCGATTCGCCGTCATATTCGATCCGAGCCAGGAGAGGGACCTCAGCATAGACAGAAACCGGTCAACAGCCGAGCAGATCGTCGAGACGCAGAAGCAGAGCTATGCCGAGATAGAGAAGCGGATGGGCAATCGCGGGCTCAGAGTGCTCCTAGTGGAAGATAACCCAATCAACCAAAAGGTACTTATCAAGTATCTCAAGAAGGTCGGTGTGGCAGTGGAGGTGGCGCGGGATGGCGAAGAGTGCACAGAGATGGTCTTTGGTCACGGACCGGGTTACTTTGCACTAATCCTG TGCGATTTACACATGCCCAAGAAGGACGGGTACACAGCCTGCAGGGAAGTCCGCCAGTGGGAGCAGCAAACCCCTGACGGGCCCAAACTACCCATCATTGCCCTGTCAGCCAACGTGATGGCAGACGTCCAGGAAAGGTGCATACAGGCCGGCTTTGATGCCTATGTCACAAAGCCCGTAGACTTTGTGGACCTCAGCAACACGCTCGCCCGATTTTTCTGA